A part of Syntrophorhabdaceae bacterium genomic DNA contains:
- a CDS encoding flavodoxin domain-containing protein, whose product MKKALIIYWSKTGNTEKVANAIQKGLEQSNFNVTITKPEDAESIDYFDYDLVCIGCPSYSWHAPQPVTAFLRKKFNQYKEDGRVKPKAPRVPKKNTLIFVTYSGPHTGVHEAFPVGKDIRQYFEHIGFTTLDEWYILSEFHGSLEFSTQGRMGDIRGWPTAEHLKVIEADTKRLANLIQCTS is encoded by the coding sequence CGCAAACGCAATACAAAAGGGTTTGGAACAGTCAAATTTCAATGTTACAATTACAAAACCTGAGGATGCAGAATCGATAGACTATTTCGATTACGATTTGGTTTGTATCGGATGCCCATCTTATTCCTGGCATGCACCTCAACCTGTTACAGCATTTCTTAGGAAGAAATTTAACCAGTATAAAGAAGATGGGAGGGTAAAGCCTAAAGCGCCTAGGGTTCCGAAGAAGAATACCTTAATTTTTGTAACGTATTCTGGACCACACACCGGCGTTCATGAAGCTTTCCCGGTCGGCAAAGATATACGCCAATATTTTGAACATATTGGTTTTACTACTCTTGATGAATGGTATATTCTCTCTGAATTTCATGGCTCGTTAGAATTCAGCACGCAAGGTCGAATGGGTGATATTCGTGGATGGCCGACTGCCGAACATTTGAAGGTTATCGAAGCTGATACAAAGAGACTAGCTAACCTTATCCAATGTACCTCTTAA
- a CDS encoding metal-dependent transcriptional regulator produces the protein MLKVTDRAEDYLRVIDKISKQGYVGTGDVAAELRIKPASVFEMLSRLQKQGLIVHQKYGSVTLTKKGQNIANVINKRHETFLRFLEIILVPHDTAIKDASILEHKLDYKTILQFSKFVDFMALERPRVIKKWREFFKYYSDGTEQDVQIL, from the coding sequence ATGCTAAAAGTTACAGATAGAGCTGAAGATTATCTCAGAGTAATAGATAAAATAAGTAAACAGGGTTATGTTGGAACCGGCGATGTAGCCGCCGAGTTAAGAATCAAGCCAGCGAGCGTTTTCGAGATGCTGAGCAGACTGCAAAAACAAGGGTTAATTGTTCATCAAAAATATGGTTCGGTCACATTAACCAAAAAAGGGCAAAATATTGCAAACGTCATTAACAAAAGGCATGAAACCTTTCTGAGATTTCTTGAGATAATCTTAGTCCCACACGATACAGCGATTAAAGACGCCAGTATTCTCGAGCATAAGTTAGACTACAAGACAATTCTTCAGTTTTCAAAATTTGTCGATTTCATGGCACTTGAACGACCCCGGGTAATAAAGAAATGGCGAGAATTTTTCAAATACTACTCAGATGGGACAGAGCAAGATGTACAAATACTATAA